The following proteins are co-located in the Triticum aestivum cultivar Chinese Spring chromosome 1A, IWGSC CS RefSeq v2.1, whole genome shotgun sequence genome:
- the LOC123182404 gene encoding PLASMODESMATA CALLOSE-BINDING PROTEIN 2 codes for MGIGPVHHCLASLLVLLPLLCCHAVRGVEQRAHTGAASRPQAATVRLERARDMPELDVTTPLATVPLANPTPMPEATAAPTLAHPTAAAGAGSWCVASPSAGAAALQVALDYACGQGADCSPIQPGGSCADPDTVRDHASYAFNSYYQKNPVQTSCDFAGAAILTSTDPSTTSCKYPSTSTGASVLNTTSPVTPVNPTYGSPPGGSYNSPPGPGGYYNSPPIYGSMSPPDYGGSISAATAVMPGSKSTTAATSLTCLLVVATVSLNLCK; via the exons ATGGGTATTGGGCCAGTTCATCATTGCTTGGCCTCTCTTCTTGTCCTGCTTCCTCTCCTCTGCTGCCACG CGGTGAGAGGCGTCGAGCAGAGAGCGCACACCGGCGCCGCGTCGCGCCCCCAGGCCGCCACGGTGAGGCTGGAGCGCGCGCGTGACATGCCGGAGCTGGACGTGACGACGCCGCTGGCGACGGTCCCGCTGGCGAACCCGACGCCGATGCCGGAGGCGACCGCCGCGCCGACGCTGGCGCACCCAACGGCCGCGGCTGGCGCGGGGAGCTGGTGCGTGGCGAGCCCgagcgcgggcgcggcggcgctgcAGGTGGCGCTGGACTACGCGTGCGGGCAGGGCGCGGACTGCTCGCCAATCCAGCCCGGCGGGAGCTGCGCCGACCCGGACACCGTCCGCGACCACGCCTCCTACGCCTTCAACTCCTACTACCAGAAGAACCCCGTCCAGACCAGCTGCGACTTCGCCGGCGCCGCCATCCTCACCAGCACCGATCCCAGCACCACCTCTTGCAAGTACCCATCCACTAG CACCGGTGCTTCCGTCCTGAACACGACGTCTCCGGTGACCCCGGTGAACCCGACGTACGGATCCCCTCCCGGCGGCTCCTACAACTCTCCTCCTGGTCCTGGCGGCTACTACAACTCCCCTCCTATCTACGGGTCCATGTCGCCTCCGGACTACGGCGGCAGCATCAGCGCCGCCACGGCGGTGATGCCCGGCAGCAAGAGCACGACGGCCGCCACGTCGCTGACGTGCCTCCTCGTCGTCGCAACGGTGTCTCTCAACCTGTGCAAGTAA